TAACCGTCCATCCCCGGCAGGCGGATGTCCATAGTGATGATGTCGGGTCGCACGCGAGGAAGGGTCCGCATCGCCTGCTCCGCGCTGGCGACTTGCGCCACGAGCCGCAGCCGCCGATCTCGATTGATGAGATGCGTCAGCAGTTCGCGTGCCGTGATGGAATCCTCAACGATCATCACGCGAATCGGATTGTTTGTGTGAAGATCCATGATCGGCAAATAGCAATTCGGGTTAGACAAGCTGTTGAATGGCTTCGATGAGCCGCTCGTGATCGAATCGCTTTTTGACGATGTAGGCATCGGCGCCGCAGTTCATTCCGCGCTCCTTATGTTCGTCTGATTCGAGCGACGTGACAAGAATGATCGGCATGCGTCGGTCGGTATCATTTTTCCGGATCCATGTGGTGAGATCGAACCCGTTGATCTGCGGCATTTCCACATCGCTGATCACCAGATCGATGTCGCCGCCGCGCAATACGCTGATCGCTTCAGTGCCGTTCGTCGCCAGCCGCACGCGATAACCGTACGATTCGAGAACGCTCTTCTCGAGGGTTCGCGTTGTGAACGAGTCATCGACGACAAGAATCGTTGTTGTCCGCTGCATGGCTGCTTCCGTCGATGTTTCTCGTGCGCGGAAGGAGGCGCCGACAGCCTGGTTGTCGACGAGCTGGTGTGGATTGACCACCAGCGCGATCGACTCGTCTTCGAGCAAAATGCCGCCGGTGAGCCAATCGGCGCCCGGCGGACGCCACATGATCGGCTTCACCACCGCGTCGCGCTCATTGAGCAGTTGATCCACCACGACGCCTAGTCGCTTGTCGCCAAGGCGCAGCACAACAACGGCTGCGATGTTGCCGGGGGTGTTGATCTCCGCGGACCGACCGATCAGTGTCGACAGCGCTACAATCGGTACGATCGCACCATCGACCCTCAGGCTGGGCGAACCGGCAAGTACCTCCATCCCGTCCATCGGCACACGCAAGAGCCGATCGATCGACGCCACCGGGATGCCCAGATACAGTTCGGCGCTGCGCACGAGAAGCAGACGCTGCGTGGCGATCGAGACAGGCACGGAAAGGACGAAATGCGTGCCATACGGCTCGGCGGGCTTGACGCGGACGAATCCTTGAAGTTGATCGACCGCTTCCTGCACGACGGACAACCCCATGCCGCGTCCGGACACGTCATTGACCTGTTCGCACGTGGAGAATCCGGGCGCGAAGATGAGTGGTGCAATTCGCTCGATCGTCATCGTGCCCAGCGGCTCGTCGGGCAGAAGATCCCGTGCTTTGGCGCGCTTCACGATCCGCTCGATGTCCAGTCCCTGTCCATCGTCAACGACATCAATTTCGAGGCGATTGCCTGTGGCAGTGACGCGCAGTTCGATCACGCAGGTGTCGGGTTTGCCTGCGGCGAGGCGCGCCGGTGGCGTTTCGAGCCCGTGGCTGACCGCATTGCGCAAAATGTGCATCACAGGATCCTTGAGCATCTGAAGGACGACCCTGTCCGCAAGTGATTCCATGCCCATCGACTTGAAGCGCACCTTGACGCCGTGGGCGTCGGCCAGATCGCGGACCATTTTGCCGAAGCCCCCCAGCACGCTGTCGGCATTGATCATGCGCGCTTCGCGAATGTTGCCCTGCAATTCGGACCCGATCGCCCGCAAAGACCAGCTCGATCGTTTCTGTGCGGACCGCACGGATCGGGCAAGTGAGTCCATCTGCCTGAGTTGGCTCTCCCAAAGGCGCATCTGCGCAATGAGGGGCGCGAAGGTGCGATCCGTTTCGAGACGGCGCAGCACGGCATGCCATGTGCCGCGTGTCCGTCGTGATCCACGCAGCGCCGTGGCCGCCAGTTCCCGCATTTGATCTAGGCGGTTCTCGATCTCCCGCTGACGGGAGCTCTCGCTGAGGATGTCATGCGCGGAGCGAAGCAGACGATCGAGACTGTCGGCGGAGACGCGCACCGTTGCCGCAGCATCCTCGCGCCCCGGACGCGGTCGCAGGGACGCTCCCTCCGGAGAATTCTGCGGATCGGATTCATTCGTGTCGCCGGCCTTCGGTGTGCAGTCAGCACCCGTCGCCGCCTCGACTGCCCGGCTGATCTGCTCCACTAGCGACCGGGCCAGCTCGATCGTGCTTTCCTCAAGACGTTCGACTCCGTCGCGGACCTGGGCCAGAAGCTTTTCAAGCGACTTGCTCAAGTCCGCGACATGATCGAGTTCGACGATATGCGCGGCGCCTTTAAGACTGTGTGCGGCCCGATGGCCGGCACTGACCTGTTCGGGCGTGACCGACAGGACATCGCGCTCCGCTCGCTCGGTCAACTGCCTGAGAACGGTCAGATGACCCCGCCATTCAGCTTCGAATGCCGCCCGCAATTTGACGCGAGAGTCCGTCTTGTTCACGGGCATGACGCCGGGTTTGTTCGTGGTCGCGACCTCCGCGGCCAAAAGAGACGTGATCATATTCGCGGCCGGCTCAAGCGACGGCGTGTCGCCGGCGACCAGGCAGGACATCCAATCCTCAACCTTATCAAGCGCTTCATTGATGGCGTCGATGGCGGGTCGGTCGAGCTTGCGCGTGCCATCGCGCACCTGTCCAAATACGGCCTCGATCTGATGTCCCACGCGTTCGATCGGATCGAGTCCGCACACTCGAGCGCCGCCTTTGAGACTGTGCGCCATGCGGAACGCTTCATCCAGCGCCTTGGACGCGCCGGCATTGGTCGCCAGTTCGTCCAAGGCGCCTCGGATGCCCGTCAGATGCTCGCGATGCTCGATCTGAAAGGCCTCGAGTATTTTTTCGGTGATCGAGTCCATCAGATCCGATACCTCCCGACAGCGGTCTGAAGCTGCTTGCTGAGGGCGGTGAGCGTCGCGGCGGACTTCTCGAGCTGGCTTGTGCCGACGGCGGTCTGCTCGGCGGCGACGCGGATATCCTGCATGCCTTGCGCGACCTGCTCGAAGCCGACCTGCTGCTGGCTGGTGGCGCCGAGAATCTGCTGAAATGCGACGACGCTTTGTTCAGTCGAATCCTGCATCATCGCGATCGCCCGCTCAGTGAGATCGGCCTGTCGCTTGCCGGATTCGACGCGCTTGACGGCTTCTTCGGTAAGCATGACGGAGGTGTTGATGCCCTTCTGGATGTCACTGAGGATCGAGCGGACCTGAACGGTGCACTGCTTGGCCTGATCCGCCAGGTTCTTCATCTCGCTGGCAACGACGGAGAATCGCCCGCCGTGCTCATCCGCCGAGACCGCTTCGATCCCGGCGTTAAGGGCCAGCAGATTGGCCTGCTCGGCGATATCGGAGACGGTGGCGATGATCTCGCCGACCGCCTGCGTGCTTTCGGAAAGCGTGACGATGTTTTCGGCGACTTCCTCGACCTGTCCGCGAATCGACTCCATCAACGAGACGGTG
The nucleotide sequence above comes from Planctomycetota bacterium. Encoded proteins:
- a CDS encoding response regulator, with translation MDSITEKILEAFQIEHREHLTGIRGALDELATNAGASKALDEAFRMAHSLKGGARVCGLDPIERVGHQIEAVFGQVRDGTRKLDRPAIDAINEALDKVEDWMSCLVAGDTPSLEPAANMITSLLAAEVATTNKPGVMPVNKTDSRVKLRAAFEAEWRGHLTVLRQLTERAERDVLSVTPEQVSAGHRAAHSLKGAAHIVELDHVADLSKSLEKLLAQVRDGVERLEESTIELARSLVEQISRAVEAATGADCTPKAGDTNESDPQNSPEGASLRPRPGREDAAATVRVSADSLDRLLRSAHDILSESSRQREIENRLDQMRELAATALRGSRRTRGTWHAVLRRLETDRTFAPLIAQMRLWESQLRQMDSLARSVRSAQKRSSWSLRAIGSELQGNIREARMINADSVLGGFGKMVRDLADAHGVKVRFKSMGMESLADRVVLQMLKDPVMHILRNAVSHGLETPPARLAAGKPDTCVIELRVTATGNRLEIDVVDDGQGLDIERIVKRAKARDLLPDEPLGTMTIERIAPLIFAPGFSTCEQVNDVSGRGMGLSVVQEAVDQLQGFVRVKPAEPYGTHFVLSVPVSIATQRLLLVRSAELYLGIPVASIDRLLRVPMDGMEVLAGSPSLRVDGAIVPIVALSTLIGRSAEINTPGNIAAVVVLRLGDKRLGVVVDQLLNERDAVVKPIMWRPPGADWLTGGILLEDESIALVVNPHQLVDNQAVGASFRARETSTEAAMQRTTTILVVDDSFTTRTLEKSVLESYGYRVRLATNGTEAISVLRGGDIDLVISDVEMPQINGFDLTTWIRKNDTDRRMPIILVTSLESDEHKERGMNCGADAYIVKKRFDHERLIEAIQQLV